The genome window ATTTATGCCTGGCATGTGCTGCACGGGCTGGCAACTTTTGAAGAGCTGCCGCCCAGTGTGGAAGAAATGGAGCGCCGCCGTCAGGCAGTGCTTGCATCTGGTTTGCCCTATCTGGTGGCCCGGCAGGACAATACCGTTGTGGGCTATTGCTACGCTGGTCTGTACGGTGCGCGGTCGGCTTACAGATTTTGCCTTGAAGATTCCATCTATGTTGCGCAAGAGGCCATGGGGCAAGGACTTGGGCATGCGCTGCTGCAAACGCTCATTGAGAGGTGCGAGCGCGGCCCCTGGCGGCAGATGGTGGCTGTTATCGGCCACAGCGGCAACGCTGGTTCCATTGCCCTGCATGCGGCGCATGGCTTCAGGCACACGGGTTTGCTCCAGTCTGCTGGCTACAAGCTCGGCCAATGGGTTGATGTTGTGCTGATGCAGCGGGCACTGGGCCCTGGTGACACCACCAAGGCACTGTAATCGCGAGGCAGCTGCGCAAAAAATTGCGGCAGCATAGCGTAATCACAAAAAAAGCCTGTGCGGTACGGAATTTGTCCTTCTCAGGAATATTCCGCAACGCAGCAGGCTTTTTGTCATACTTGCCGGTCAGGCATACTCAGGGCATGACTGCCAATCGTAGTGCTACACGCCCAGGGCGATCATGGCGTCAGCCACCTTGCGGAAGCCCGCAATGTTCGCGCCCATCACAAGGTTGCCCTTGTGGCCGAATTCTGCGGCAGTGGCAGCGGCACGCTGGTGAATATCATACATGATGTGCTTGAGCTGGTTGTCCACCGCTTCAAACGTCCAGCGCTGCATGCTGGCATTTTGCGCCATTTCAAGCTGGCTGACCGACACGCCGCCCGCGTTGGCGGCCTTGGCGGGGCCGTATGCGATGCCGGAAGAAATAAAGGCATGCACTGCGTCAAGCGTAGAGGGCATGTTTGCACCTTCTGCCACGCAACCGCAGCCGTTGGCCAGCAGGGTTTCCGCGTCCGCAATGTTCAGTTCGTTCTGCGTCGCGCAGGGAAAAGCCGCAAAGCAGGGCACGTTCCACACGGCATTGCGACCCGCGGGATAAGACGCCACAGGCGTGTATTTGGCGGAAGAAACCAGCTCCGCATAGCGGGTGAGGGGGCCGCGCTCAATTTCTTTCACCTGCTTGAGCACGTCCAGCCTGATGCCCTCTGGGTCATAGATCATGCCGCGCGAGTCGGAAACGGTCACAGGCTTTGCGCCCACCTGAATAAGCTTCTGGCAGCAGTGGATAGCCACGTTGCCCGCGCCGGAAACCGTGCAGACCTTGCCTTCAAGGCTCTGGCCGCGCGCATCAAGCATGGCCTGGGCAAAATACACAGCGCCGTAGCCTGTGGCTTCAGGCCGCGCCAGCGAGCCGCCAAAGAGCAGATTTTTGCCGGTAAGTACACCCTCGTAGCGCCGAGTCAGGCGCTTGTACTGCCCAAAAAGAAAGCTGATTTCCTGACTGCCCACGCCAATATCGCCAGCTGGCACGTCAACTGTTGCGCCAATATGCGTCCAGAGTTCCGTCATGAATGCCTGGCAGAAGCGCATGATCTCCGTCTTGGATTTACCCTTGGGGTTAAAATCAGAGCCGCCCTTGGCGCCGCCGATGGCAAGGCCCGAGAGCGAGTTTTTGAAAATCTGCTCAAAACCAAGAAATTTCAGCACGCCCTGATTCACGCTGGGGTGA of uncultured Desulfovibrio sp. contains these proteins:
- the gdhA gene encoding NADP-specific glutamate dehydrogenase; amino-acid sequence: MPYVERVLNNLKETYPHEPVFLQAVQEVLQSLQPILDKQTEYAKMKILERIVEPERCVSFRVQWMDDTGQVQVNRGYRVQYNSALGPFKGGLRFHPSVNQGVLKFLGFEQIFKNSLSGLAIGGAKGGSDFNPKGKSKTEIMRFCQAFMTELWTHIGATVDVPAGDIGVGSQEISFLFGQYKRLTRRYEGVLTGKNLLFGGSLARPEATGYGAVYFAQAMLDARGQSLEGKVCTVSGAGNVAIHCCQKLIQVGAKPVTVSDSRGMIYDPEGIRLDVLKQVKEIERGPLTRYAELVSSAKYTPVASYPAGRNAVWNVPCFAAFPCATQNELNIADAETLLANGCGCVAEGANMPSTLDAVHAFISSGIAYGPAKAANAGGVSVSQLEMAQNASMQRWTFEAVDNQLKHIMYDIHQRAAATAAEFGHKGNLVMGANIAGFRKVADAMIALGV
- a CDS encoding GNAT family N-acetyltransferase codes for the protein MDSQPLHSSAGCAPHIIVDDAQPDDMAAVQGIYAWHVLHGLATFEELPPSVEEMERRRQAVLASGLPYLVARQDNTVVGYCYAGLYGARSAYRFCLEDSIYVAQEAMGQGLGHALLQTLIERCERGPWRQMVAVIGHSGNAGSIALHAAHGFRHTGLLQSAGYKLGQWVDVVLMQRALGPGDTTKAL